A stretch of DNA from Thiomicrospira sp. XS5:
TCGGCACCTTGGGGCGCCTGCTGGTGGACGGTGCCGAGGAAATCCGTATTTACCGGGAAAAAATCAAAGTCCGCGCGAAAATCCATATGATCAACGGCTTTTCCGCTCACGCCGATCAAGACGAACTCCTCGATTGGATGGCCCATTTCCGCCAACTGGATAAAATCTTTTTGATTCACGGCGAACGCGATAAACAGGAAATCTTCAAAGCCGCCATCGAAGAAAAATTCCACCACCGCAAACCGGTGCACATCGTGGAATACGCCGAAGAAGTCTGGATTTAAGAGGAGGACAAGATGCAAAATCTGACATTCAAATCGATTCTTTCCTGGGCACTGATCGCCCTCTCGATTATCTTCATCCTGCAAAACCTAGTGACGGTGGAAGTCAAATTCCTGATGTGGAGCCTCAGTGTGCCGCGCGCCGTTCTCGTAGCGGTGATGATTGGCATCGGTTTCGTCATCGGCTGGTTTTTTTCACAACATCATCATCAAAAAGACAC
This window harbors:
- a CDS encoding LapA family protein, yielding MQNLTFKSILSWALIALSIIFILQNLVTVEVKFLMWSLSVPRAVLVAVMIGIGFVIGWFFSQHHHQKDTESS